One segment of Porticoccus hydrocarbonoclasticus MCTG13d DNA contains the following:
- the accC gene encoding acetyl-CoA carboxylase biotin carboxylase subunit, translating to MLKKVLIANRGEIALRILRACKELGIKTVAAHSKTDVNLKHVLLADETVCIGPNPSSQSYLNVPAIISAMEITNADAVHPGYGFLAENADFAEQVEKSGFIFIGPTAGVIRMMGDKVAAIDAMRKAGVPTVPGSNGPLTDDEDRSRAVGLEVGYPVIIKAAAGGGGRGMRVVREESELLKAIQVTRSEAKSAFGDETVYMEKFLENPRHVEVQVLSDGQGNAIHLGDRDCSLQRRHQKVLEEAPAPGIPDDARQQVLEACVNACVKIGYRGAGTFEFLYENGQFFFIEMNTRVQVEHPVTEMITGVDIVKQQLLIASGEKLSLRQSDIIFRGHSFECRINAEDPVTFMPSPGKITAYHPPGGNGVRVDSHIYAGYTVPPYYDSLVGKIITYGQTREAALSRMANALDELHIEGIKTNITLQRDLVCDANFRKGGVNIHYLEKKLNL from the coding sequence ATGCTGAAAAAAGTGCTTATTGCCAATCGGGGCGAAATTGCACTGCGCATTCTGCGCGCTTGCAAGGAACTCGGCATTAAAACCGTGGCCGCCCACTCCAAGACCGACGTCAACCTGAAACATGTGCTGCTGGCCGACGAAACAGTCTGCATCGGACCCAACCCCTCCAGCCAGAGTTACCTGAATGTTCCCGCTATCATCAGCGCCATGGAAATCACCAATGCCGATGCGGTTCATCCCGGCTACGGCTTTCTGGCTGAAAATGCTGACTTTGCCGAGCAGGTAGAAAAAAGCGGCTTTATCTTTATCGGTCCCACGGCTGGTGTAATCCGCATGATGGGCGACAAGGTCGCGGCCATTGACGCCATGCGCAAGGCGGGTGTGCCCACTGTGCCGGGTTCAAATGGCCCCCTCACCGATGATGAAGATCGCAGCCGCGCTGTTGGTCTGGAAGTGGGCTACCCAGTGATTATCAAAGCAGCCGCAGGGGGCGGTGGTCGAGGCATGCGAGTGGTGCGCGAAGAAAGTGAACTGCTGAAAGCCATTCAGGTGACCCGATCAGAGGCAAAATCTGCCTTTGGCGATGAAACGGTCTACATGGAAAAATTCCTGGAAAACCCCCGTCACGTGGAGGTCCAAGTGCTTTCTGATGGCCAGGGGAATGCCATTCACCTCGGTGATCGCGACTGCTCCCTGCAACGGCGCCACCAGAAAGTACTCGAAGAAGCCCCGGCACCTGGCATTCCCGATGATGCGCGCCAGCAAGTACTGGAAGCCTGCGTCAACGCCTGTGTAAAAATTGGCTACCGGGGGGCGGGCACGTTCGAGTTTCTCTACGAAAACGGGCAGTTCTTCTTTATCGAAATGAACACCCGGGTTCAGGTGGAGCACCCGGTCACCGAAATGATTACCGGGGTCGATATAGTCAAACAGCAACTGCTGATCGCCAGTGGCGAAAAGCTCAGCCTTCGCCAGAGCGACATCATCTTTCGGGGGCATTCCTTCGAATGCCGCATCAACGCAGAAGATCCTGTTACCTTTATGCCCAGCCCCGGCAAAATTACTGCCTACCACCCACCCGGCGGCAACGGGGTACGCGTCGACTCCCACATCTATGCGGGCTATACCGTTCCACCCTATTACGACTCGCTGGTCGGCAAGATCATCACTTACGGCCAGACCCGGGAAGCGGCTCTGTCACGCATGGCCAACGCCCTCGACGAGCTGCACATCGAGGGGATCAAAACTAATATTACCCTGCAGCGGGACTTGGTCTGTGATGCCAACTTTCGCAAGGGCGGGGTGAACATTCACTATCTGGAAAAAAAGCTCAATCTCTAG
- a CDS encoding zinc-ribbon and DUF3426 domain-containing protein, producing MNEIITRCPSCSLSFRAMPAHLQAANGLVRCGACLKVFDARENLVDAPQADMPAHIASSDQHNDLEQEQEQEQEQEQEQEQEQEQEQEQEQEQEQEQEQEQEQEQEQEQEQEQEQEQEQEQEQEQEQEQEQEQEQEQEQEQEQEQEQEQEQEQEQEQEQEQEQEQEQEQEQEQEQEQEQEQEQEQEQEQEQEQDEPEAETVIQARLPEQIDIHWPDSATAESTQQSEDNSPTERAGKATENPPQDVVEDNPLHLQSDTTLFYPPARPRRKTWLWLTLSLLASALLAAQYLYFFADVIGEDPGNRQWIGRYCEVAGCELSPLQDLNKISSDQLMVYSHPDIPDALSVDAVLINEASFAQPFPSLVLRFENLQGEILAQRRFQPKEYLHGDLADMTMMPARQPVKLKLELIDPGQDAVSYLLFIPK from the coding sequence ATGAACGAAATCATCACCCGCTGCCCCAGTTGCTCGCTTTCTTTCCGGGCTATGCCAGCCCATCTTCAGGCGGCCAACGGGCTGGTTCGGTGCGGCGCCTGCCTCAAGGTGTTTGACGCGCGCGAAAACCTCGTCGACGCGCCTCAGGCTGATATGCCTGCCCATATCGCAAGCTCCGATCAGCACAATGACTTGGAGCAGGAGCAGGAGCAGGAGCAGGAGCAGGAGCAGGAGCAGGAGCAGGAGCAGGAGCAGGAGCAGGAGCAGGAGCAGGAGCAGGAGCAGGAGCAGGAGCAGGAGCAGGAGCAGGAGCAGGAGCAGGAGCAGGAGCAGGAGCAGGAGCAGGAGCAGGAGCAGGAGCAGGAGCAGGAGCAGGAGCAGGAGCAGGAGCAGGAGCAGGAGCAGGAGCAGGAGCAGGAGCAGGAGCAGGAGCAGGAGCAGGAGCAGGAGCAGGAGCAGGAGCAGGAGCAGGAGCAGGAGCAGGAGCAGGAGCAGGAGCAGGAGCAGGAGCAGGAGCAGGAGCAGGAGCAGGAGCAGGAGCAGGAGCAGGAGCAGGAGCAGGAGCAGGAGCAGGAGCAGGATGAGCCTGAAGCCGAAACGGTCATCCAGGCAAGACTTCCGGAACAAATCGATATCCACTGGCCCGACTCAGCAACAGCTGAATCCACTCAGCAGTCCGAAGATAACTCACCGACAGAGCGGGCAGGCAAAGCCACTGAAAATCCGCCACAGGATGTGGTAGAAGATAATCCACTGCACCTGCAGAGCGACACAACTCTCTTTTATCCCCCCGCCAGACCCCGGCGAAAAACCTGGTTATGGCTGACACTTTCCCTATTGGCTTCCGCCCTGCTGGCTGCACAGTACCTGTATTTTTTCGCCGATGTGATTGGCGAGGATCCGGGCAATCGGCAATGGATAGGCCGCTATTGCGAGGTGGCGGGCTGTGAACTGTCACCCCTGCAGGACCTGAACAAAATCAGCAGCGATCAATTAATGGTCTACAGCCACCCGGATATACCCGATGCCCTGAGCGTAGATGCTGTCCTGATCAATGAGGCCAGCTTTGCACAACCTTTCCCGTCGCTGGTGCTAAGATTTGAAAACCTGCAGGGGGAAATCCTTGCGCAACGCCGTTTTCAGCCCAAAGAATACCTGCACGGAGACCTGGCCGACATGACCATGATGCCCGCCAGACAACCGGTGAAACTTAAGCTGGAGCTGATTGATCCCGGACAGGACGCCGTCAGTTATCTGCTATTCATTCCCAAATAA
- the prmA gene encoding 50S ribosomal protein L11 methyltransferase: protein MPWLQLIINSSRQSAETIEEALLDSGAVSVTFEDNADQPILEPALGETPLWQQTRITGLFDAGISIDEVTHLLAAQLGSQLPDYRWSPLEDRDWEREWMQHYQPIRCGKRLWICPSWLAPPEPSSINMLLDPGLAFGTGTHPTTFLCLQWLDGIELAGKTVTDYGCGSGILAIAALLLGADSANCIDIDHQALLATTDNAQRNKLAPEKVLTYLPEQAPQVATDLVIANILAGPLVSLAPKLNALTLPGGALCLSGIIDTQADEVMSAYAPWFDFAPPASREQWVRLTAIKR from the coding sequence ATGCCCTGGCTACAATTGATCATTAACAGCTCGCGCCAATCTGCCGAAACCATTGAAGAAGCCCTGCTGGACAGCGGCGCCGTCTCCGTTACCTTCGAAGACAATGCTGACCAACCCATCCTGGAGCCCGCTCTGGGAGAAACCCCCCTGTGGCAGCAAACCCGGATTACCGGCCTGTTCGATGCGGGTATATCTATTGACGAGGTGACTCATCTGTTGGCAGCGCAGCTGGGTAGCCAGCTGCCTGATTACCGCTGGTCACCGTTGGAAGATCGCGATTGGGAGCGGGAGTGGATGCAACACTACCAACCTATCCGCTGCGGTAAACGCCTATGGATTTGCCCGAGCTGGCTCGCACCACCGGAACCCTCATCAATCAACATGCTACTGGATCCGGGACTCGCGTTTGGCACCGGCACACACCCGACCACCTTTCTTTGCCTGCAGTGGCTCGACGGCATTGAGCTGGCCGGGAAAACCGTCACTGATTACGGCTGCGGTTCCGGCATTCTCGCCATTGCCGCCCTGCTGCTCGGTGCAGACTCGGCCAACTGCATTGATATCGACCATCAGGCACTGCTGGCGACCACAGACAACGCCCAGCGCAATAAGCTGGCGCCAGAAAAGGTACTGACCTACCTGCCGGAGCAGGCACCACAGGTCGCCACTGATCTGGTCATCGCCAACATCCTGGCGGGGCCGCTCGTATCGCTGGCGCCGAAACTGAACGCGCTCACCCTGCCCGGTGGCGCCCTCTGCCTTTCCGGTATCATTGACACCCAGGCCGACGAAGTCATGTCTGCCTATGCGCCCTGGTTTGATTTCGCCCCCCCTGCCAGCCGTGAGCAATGGGTCAGACTCACCGCTATCAAGCGCTGA
- a CDS encoding protein-disulfide reductase DsbD family protein, whose product MHQRLPSILTIFLLSVACLTNAEQIFPSSSSANLLGADATFLPIDEAYQLEASTEAGQLSLDWQIAPGYYLYQHRFELLDHDWQPIEAKPDFPAGKQIYDEYYERELTVYYEQVTFDLPLPPSARTLFVESQGCADAGLCYPPRTQKITIDPDTGIASIADVDSVAMAAEPPPVPSSATSLYLILLFALLGGIILNLMPCVFPVLSIKALSLTSHHLSPHGRHLHGLAYTLGVVLSFVAIAGLLIALRQTGEAVGWGFQLQSPVFVGLLAYLFILMGLSFSGLLTLGTGLMNLGHTTTTGYSLQSSFMTGLLATVVASPCTAPFMGAALGFALVQPVWIALSVFMFLGLGMALPLLLLSWWPWLGTRLPRPGPWMVTFKEFLAFPLYLSGAWLLWVLGRQAGSDTVIAMVTGIILILFALWLLKLRKTPFTRLVAMTAVIIALILPWQTYRGSGTQATHWEPYTETRLQQLLDQGDAVFVNLTADWCITCLANEKMALSSTRITSAFAEQQITYLKGDWTNYNPEITQLLNLHQRSGVPLYLFYRKGHRQPVILPQLLTESTVMAAISPQLATE is encoded by the coding sequence ATGCATCAACGGCTCCCCAGTATCCTGACAATTTTTCTGTTGTCCGTCGCCTGCCTCACCAATGCAGAGCAGATATTCCCTTCGTCCTCATCAGCCAACCTACTGGGAGCCGATGCCACCTTCCTACCCATTGACGAGGCCTATCAGCTGGAAGCATCCACAGAGGCCGGGCAACTGTCACTGGACTGGCAAATCGCGCCGGGTTATTACCTCTACCAACACCGCTTTGAGCTGCTTGACCACGATTGGCAACCGATTGAGGCCAAACCAGACTTTCCGGCGGGAAAGCAGATTTATGACGAGTACTATGAAAGAGAGCTAACCGTTTATTATGAACAGGTTACCTTTGACCTGCCACTGCCTCCTTCTGCTCGCACCCTGTTCGTCGAGTCTCAGGGATGCGCCGATGCGGGGCTCTGCTACCCGCCCCGAACCCAGAAAATCACTATTGATCCGGACACCGGCATCGCATCCATCGCCGATGTCGACTCGGTGGCTATGGCAGCGGAACCGCCCCCAGTGCCCTCGTCCGCCACAAGCCTTTACCTCATCCTGTTGTTTGCGCTACTGGGCGGCATCATTCTCAACCTGATGCCCTGTGTTTTTCCAGTACTCTCGATCAAGGCACTGAGTCTCACCAGCCATCATCTCAGCCCCCATGGCCGACATCTGCACGGCCTGGCGTACACACTGGGCGTCGTGCTCAGCTTCGTCGCCATCGCAGGACTTCTCATTGCACTGCGGCAAACAGGTGAGGCAGTGGGCTGGGGCTTCCAGCTGCAATCACCGGTGTTTGTCGGCCTGCTGGCTTATCTTTTCATCCTGATGGGTTTGAGCTTTTCCGGACTACTCACGCTGGGTACGGGACTGATGAACCTGGGCCACACCACCACCACAGGCTACAGCCTGCAATCCTCCTTCATGACGGGTTTGCTGGCCACTGTCGTTGCCAGCCCCTGCACAGCACCTTTCATGGGAGCAGCACTGGGCTTTGCGCTGGTACAGCCGGTCTGGATAGCATTGTCAGTGTTTATGTTTCTGGGTCTGGGTATGGCGCTACCGCTGCTCTTACTGTCCTGGTGGCCATGGCTGGGCACCAGGCTACCCCGCCCCGGCCCCTGGATGGTAACGTTCAAGGAGTTCCTCGCCTTCCCCCTTTACCTGAGTGGTGCATGGCTCCTCTGGGTACTGGGCAGGCAAGCGGGAAGCGACACGGTCATCGCGATGGTCACGGGTATTATCCTGATACTCTTTGCCCTCTGGCTGCTCAAACTGCGCAAAACACCATTCACCCGACTGGTTGCGATGACTGCCGTCATCATTGCCCTGATTCTCCCCTGGCAAACTTACCGGGGCAGCGGGACACAGGCCACCCACTGGGAACCCTATACCGAAACGAGACTGCAGCAGCTGCTTGATCAGGGCGACGCCGTTTTCGTCAATCTCACGGCCGACTGGTGTATCACCTGTCTCGCCAATGAAAAAATGGCGTTGAGCTCCACACGTATCACTTCGGCTTTTGCCGAGCAACAGATCACGTACCTCAAGGGTGACTGGACCAACTATAATCCAGAGATCACCCAGCTACTCAATCTCCATCAGCGATCTGGTGTGCCCCTTTACCTGTTTTACCGAAAAGGACACCGCCAGCCCGTGATTTTGCCTCAACTACTGACAGAAAGCACCGTAATGGCCGCCATATCGCCACAGTTGGCGACAGAATAA
- the accB gene encoding acetyl-CoA carboxylase biotin carboxyl carrier protein, giving the protein MDIRKIKKLIELLEESDIGEIEIKEGEESVRISRNGPGVMSMPMMMPAQMQAPQQAVPTSAATATAEPEMPAEPAGHAVKSPMVGTFYRSPSPGSSAFIEVGQQVKAGEVLCIVEAMKMMNQIEADKAGTVSAILVEDGEPVEFDQPLVMII; this is encoded by the coding sequence ATGGATATTAGAAAAATCAAAAAGCTGATTGAACTGCTCGAAGAGTCCGATATTGGCGAAATCGAAATCAAGGAAGGCGAAGAGTCTGTCCGGATCAGCAGGAATGGCCCCGGCGTCATGTCGATGCCCATGATGATGCCCGCACAGATGCAGGCACCTCAGCAAGCTGTCCCGACGAGCGCGGCAACGGCAACTGCCGAGCCGGAAATGCCCGCCGAACCCGCTGGCCATGCCGTCAAATCACCCATGGTTGGCACTTTTTACCGCTCTCCGTCACCCGGCTCGAGCGCCTTCATAGAAGTCGGCCAGCAGGTCAAGGCTGGCGAAGTACTCTGCATTGTCGAAGCCATGAAAATGATGAACCAGATTGAAGCGGACAAAGCCGGCACCGTTAGCGCCATTTTGGTGGAAGACGGCGAGCCCGTTGAATTCGATCAACCCCTGGTCATGATTATTTGA
- a CDS encoding DUF2333 family protein has protein sequence MKMTDKIKSWRNGIADDAREFRAEGAVTGFPWWRTALWLVGVYLLVVFLIGWYWTEEPPLFDVSENAAQRAERQVSGSTATATLITVIETLLEKRGGYLSNDIAPPGIWLDNLPNWEYGVIIQVRDFSKAMREAFSRSRSQSTEDGDLALAEPRLNFDHHSWVLPATESEYRAGIRYLESYLARLADDNTGARFYPRADSLRYWLGTVETRLGSLSQRLSASVGQRRINMDQIDMDRQDTSGQAFEVNVKTPWLELDDVFYEARGTTWALVHLLKAVEVEFDEVLRKKNARVGLQQIIRELESSQEPVYSPMVLNGGGFGLLANHSLVMASYVSRANASIIDLRDLLDQG, from the coding sequence ATGAAGATGACCGACAAGATCAAGTCATGGCGCAATGGCATTGCCGATGATGCCCGGGAGTTTCGTGCCGAGGGGGCTGTAACCGGTTTTCCCTGGTGGCGTACGGCCCTGTGGTTAGTAGGCGTATATCTGCTGGTGGTCTTCCTGATCGGATGGTATTGGACAGAAGAGCCACCATTATTTGATGTCAGTGAAAATGCTGCCCAGCGGGCTGAACGTCAGGTGTCGGGCAGCACCGCTACGGCCACCCTGATTACGGTAATTGAAACCCTGCTGGAAAAACGCGGCGGGTATTTGAGCAATGATATTGCGCCGCCCGGGATCTGGCTGGATAACCTGCCGAACTGGGAGTACGGGGTCATTATTCAGGTGCGTGATTTCAGTAAGGCCATGCGTGAGGCATTCAGCCGATCACGCTCCCAGTCTACTGAGGACGGTGATCTGGCATTGGCAGAACCACGTTTGAACTTCGACCATCACAGCTGGGTATTGCCTGCGACGGAGTCGGAGTACCGGGCCGGAATCCGCTATCTTGAAAGCTATCTAGCACGACTGGCTGACGACAATACCGGTGCGAGGTTCTACCCGCGCGCTGACAGCCTGCGCTACTGGCTGGGCACCGTCGAAACCCGTCTGGGGAGTCTCTCGCAGAGACTTAGTGCGAGTGTCGGTCAACGGCGAATTAATATGGACCAGATAGATATGGACAGGCAGGATACCTCAGGTCAGGCTTTTGAGGTCAATGTTAAAACGCCCTGGTTGGAGCTGGATGACGTCTTTTATGAGGCAAGAGGCACCACCTGGGCGCTGGTTCATCTACTCAAGGCCGTTGAGGTGGAGTTTGATGAAGTGTTGCGCAAGAAAAATGCCAGGGTCGGGTTGCAGCAGATTATTCGTGAGCTGGAATCGAGCCAGGAGCCTGTCTATAGCCCGATGGTGCTGAATGGTGGTGGGTTTGGCCTGCTGGCCAATCATTCACTGGTGATGGCGTCCTACGTCAGCCGGGCCAATGCTTCGATTATAGACTTGCGAGACCTGCTTGATCAGGGTTGA
- a CDS encoding copper chaperone PCu(A)C — protein sequence MSFLKRYFVIFPILLMAQVNAGELLVSEAYIRGLPPGQTVTAAFMTIRNGYNHDCRLLGADTPVADRAELHQHSHQGGVMSMRRVPGLSIPAGSQVNLKPGGYHLMLFGLKTPLVDGEAHPLSLLFETCPDVQLNVPVRDVLREGGGR from the coding sequence TTGTCATTTTTGAAACGTTATTTTGTTATTTTTCCAATACTGCTAATGGCCCAGGTCAACGCCGGGGAACTGTTGGTGAGTGAGGCCTATATCCGGGGGTTGCCTCCGGGTCAGACGGTTACTGCGGCCTTTATGACGATCCGGAACGGCTACAATCATGATTGCCGCTTGCTGGGCGCCGACACACCGGTCGCCGATCGTGCTGAACTTCACCAGCACAGTCACCAGGGCGGTGTCATGTCCATGCGCCGGGTTCCGGGGCTGAGTATTCCCGCCGGTAGCCAGGTGAACCTGAAGCCAGGCGGTTACCATCTCATGCTGTTTGGTCTGAAGACGCCTCTGGTGGATGGAGAGGCGCATCCCCTCAGCCTGTTGTTTGAAACCTGCCCTGACGTTCAACTCAACGTTCCTGTGCGCGATGTATTACGAGAAGGTGGTGGCCGATGA
- a CDS encoding sensor domain-containing protein, translating into MSVDIQSEFRRDALFDRSLENVLLNTQTVGVLLLDSRLVIRYWNQWLGDWTGMSPADVAQRAFDSLFPALVGGPFAQAIDEALFQGVDTHWNQRENPDFLDSTDSIMAGNRRELPLHRVSFTPLELPDVGHCCLIQIDEAPFDATLDKAVLKEESRRTPTSAGQRFSAYLDTDQVPLLLLDSHHLVLDGNAPLEALFGYSIRQLKNRPLRVLLPSISAELADDIKVVLEGGEEREQGVALEGATADGENLLLRVSCFPSVTHRDCHVLLFQDITLQSANLEALFHQRKLINTVFSQVVDGILLTDRHGLVEHLNPIGMELLGINDPQPNRYIDDLMTLLSESGEPVESPCRSALTRGKPVSVVDNAMLSVPGQQPFPVVATATPLRNRLNQVTGTVLVFRSVSEARRISTRLTWQATHDPLTQLANRRHLENEILRSIDVAHSDDSTHTLLYIDLYNFSVINDTCGHNAGDELLCQFARLLEKQAESRDVVARIGNDEFALLLNDRTVEESREVAEQLLWQIKAFSFPWEERRLKIGASIGAKVIDRNTVSEIDVLVAAGTSCAAAKESGRNRINFQYRSVEVAERHSLAEWIPVITDALEEDRFVLYCQPIVPVASQDKAAVRHYEVLVRMVDRDGSIILPGKFIPAAEHYGLVEEIDRWVLNNIFAYLENSAKADQRFAVNLSGNTISDEDLKDYIIGKFETTGVSPSQLQFEVTETAAIRHFDRAMDLIHALKDLGCYFSLDDFGSGLSSLGYLKELPVDYLKIDGSFIRTMELNEVGYSMVSTINHLGHIMGIATIAECVENSTQLSMLQEIGVDYAQGFLIARPKPLVQLS; encoded by the coding sequence ATGAGTGTTGATATCCAGTCTGAGTTCAGGCGTGATGCGCTGTTTGATCGCAGTCTGGAGAATGTGTTGCTCAACACCCAAACGGTGGGCGTGTTGTTGCTGGACAGTCGTCTGGTGATCAGATACTGGAATCAATGGTTGGGAGACTGGACCGGTATGTCGCCGGCAGATGTAGCCCAGCGCGCTTTTGACTCACTGTTCCCCGCTCTGGTTGGCGGTCCATTTGCCCAGGCGATAGATGAGGCCTTGTTTCAGGGTGTCGATACCCATTGGAATCAACGGGAGAATCCGGATTTTCTCGATTCGACCGATTCGATCATGGCAGGCAATCGTCGCGAGTTGCCCCTGCATCGCGTGAGCTTTACACCACTGGAATTACCCGATGTCGGCCACTGTTGTCTGATTCAGATAGACGAAGCGCCGTTTGACGCAACGCTGGATAAGGCGGTGCTCAAAGAGGAGTCCCGGCGAACGCCGACTTCAGCCGGTCAACGGTTTTCCGCCTACCTGGACACCGATCAGGTGCCCCTGCTGTTGCTGGACAGTCACCACCTTGTTCTGGATGGGAACGCACCACTGGAAGCCCTGTTTGGTTACAGTATTAGGCAACTAAAAAACAGACCGTTGCGGGTTTTGCTGCCGAGCATTAGTGCCGAGCTTGCCGATGATATCAAGGTGGTGCTGGAGGGCGGCGAAGAAAGGGAGCAGGGGGTTGCCCTGGAAGGGGCTACTGCGGATGGTGAAAACCTGTTGCTCAGGGTGAGCTGTTTCCCGTCCGTTACTCATCGTGATTGTCATGTGTTGCTGTTTCAGGATATTACACTTCAGTCGGCCAATCTTGAGGCCTTGTTCCATCAGCGAAAATTAATCAATACGGTGTTCAGTCAAGTGGTGGACGGTATTTTGTTGACCGACCGACACGGTCTTGTCGAGCATCTCAACCCCATTGGCATGGAACTGCTGGGCATCAACGATCCCCAGCCCAACCGTTATATTGATGATCTGATGACCTTGCTCAGTGAGTCCGGTGAGCCTGTGGAATCCCCCTGCCGGTCGGCTCTGACCCGCGGCAAGCCCGTCTCTGTTGTCGATAACGCCATGCTTTCTGTGCCGGGCCAACAACCTTTTCCAGTGGTAGCCACGGCGACACCACTGCGCAACCGGCTCAATCAGGTAACTGGTACCGTATTGGTGTTTCGCTCTGTCAGTGAAGCGCGACGGATCTCGACCCGCCTTACTTGGCAGGCGACTCACGACCCTCTCACTCAGTTGGCCAACCGTCGCCATCTGGAGAATGAGATCCTGCGGTCCATTGATGTGGCGCACTCAGACGACAGTACCCATACCCTGTTGTACATCGACCTCTATAATTTCTCCGTCATCAATGACACCTGCGGTCACAATGCCGGGGATGAGTTGCTCTGCCAGTTTGCCCGATTGCTCGAAAAGCAGGCCGAAAGCAGGGATGTGGTGGCGAGAATTGGCAACGATGAGTTTGCACTGTTACTGAATGATCGCACGGTGGAAGAGAGCCGTGAGGTCGCAGAGCAGCTCCTCTGGCAGATCAAGGCGTTCAGTTTTCCTTGGGAGGAGCGGCGCCTGAAGATAGGTGCCAGCATTGGTGCCAAGGTGATTGACCGCAATACAGTTTCTGAAATTGATGTGCTGGTGGCGGCAGGCACGTCCTGTGCTGCTGCCAAGGAATCGGGTCGCAATCGGATCAACTTTCAGTATCGCAGTGTCGAGGTGGCAGAGCGCCACAGTCTCGCTGAATGGATCCCCGTGATTACCGACGCGCTGGAGGAGGATCGCTTTGTCTTGTACTGCCAGCCGATTGTGCCGGTGGCAAGTCAGGACAAGGCCGCAGTTCGGCACTATGAAGTGCTGGTTCGCATGGTTGATCGCGATGGTTCCATCATCCTGCCGGGAAAATTCATTCCCGCCGCCGAGCATTATGGTTTGGTGGAAGAAATCGATCGCTGGGTGCTGAACAATATCTTCGCCTACCTGGAAAACAGTGCAAAGGCTGACCAGCGCTTCGCCGTAAATCTCTCAGGTAACACGATCAGTGATGAGGATCTTAAGGATTACATCATTGGCAAGTTTGAGACCACCGGTGTCAGTCCTTCGCAGTTGCAATTTGAAGTGACAGAGACCGCTGCTATCAGGCATTTCGACCGTGCCATGGACCTGATTCATGCCCTCAAGGACCTGGGTTGTTATTTTTCACTGGATGATTTTGGTAGCGGTCTCTCGTCACTGGGCTATCTCAAGGAGCTGCCGGTGGATTACCTGAAAATTGATGGCAGTTTCATCCGGACCATGGAATTAAACGAAGTGGGCTACTCCATGGTCAGCACCATTAATCACCTGGGGCATATCATGGGTATTGCTACTATTGCCGAATGTGTGGAAAACAGTACCCAGTTATCGATGCTTCAGGAAATTGGTGTGGATTACGCTCAGGGTTTTCTGATTGCCCGCCCGAAGCCGTTGGTTCAATTATCCTGA
- the aroQ gene encoding type II 3-dehydroquinate dehydratase, whose protein sequence is MATILVLHGPNLNLLGTREPTLYGSETLQDINQQLIDQAAEQGHHLLTLQSNAEYELVERVHEASREGVNFIILNPAALTHSSIALRDALLAVDIPFIEVHLSNVHAREAFRHQSFFSDIARGVICGLGGLGYGLALQAALKQLDS, encoded by the coding sequence ATGGCCACCATACTGGTATTACACGGCCCCAACCTGAATCTCCTCGGTACTCGCGAGCCAACCCTGTACGGCAGCGAAACTCTGCAGGATATCAACCAACAGCTGATCGATCAGGCGGCGGAACAGGGGCACCATCTGCTGACACTACAGAGCAATGCTGAATACGAGCTGGTGGAACGGGTACATGAAGCCAGCAGGGAAGGTGTGAACTTTATTATTCTCAACCCTGCGGCGCTAACACACTCCAGCATTGCCCTGCGCGACGCACTACTGGCCGTTGATATCCCCTTTATAGAAGTTCACCTGTCCAATGTACATGCTCGCGAAGCCTTTCGGCACCAATCTTTTTTCTCGGACATCGCCAGAGGCGTTATTTGCGGGCTGGGCGGCCTGGGCTATGGCCTGGCACTGCAAGCCGCACTGAAACAACTGGATTCCTGA